The sequence GGGTCGCCAGGTCGAGTTCGGTGACCCGGGGCAACTCCCCGTCGGGGCCGGGGGGTTCGTGCCGGGCGGCGCCAGCGGCGATGAGGCGGTGCAGGGACCAGACGGCGTCCACCAGATGGTCGGGCAGGGCGGGCCAGGGACCGGCGGCCGTGGTCCCGGTGCCGGTCTCCAGCGCGTCCCTTTCGGTGCGGGTGCGCAGCCGCTGGCGGCGCATCGCGAGGCAGGTGCCACACGCCCGGCCCGCACTGCCGGTGCCGCCCCAGGGCCCCAACAGCACGGCCTGGGCGGTGAGATGGATCTCGGCCGTGTGCGGGGGCACCGGCGTGGCCGGGACGGGACGGTCGCCGAGGACGTTGCTGTCGCCGACGCGGGAGACGGCGGGGGCGGGCAGCAGCCCCGCCGCGGCGGCGCGGGCCGCAAGGCGGTCCTGGAGGGCCGCGCGGGCGGCCTCCAGGGGTGCCGCCGCCGGGGCGGGGGCGGTGACGGTGGTCATGTCCGGTTGCTCCAGCGGAAGATCCGGGTGGCGATCAGGCCGAAGATCAGGGCGAAGACGACGAGTCCGACGCAGTCCAGGCCGATGTCCCCGAGGTCGCCGCGCCCGCCCATGGCGTCGGTGAGGCCGTCGTTGAGGTAGTGCAGCGGCAGCACCTTGGCGACCGTGCGCAGCCAGCCCGGCATCAGGTCGTCGGGGAAGAACGAGCCGGACAGGAAGGCCATCGGCACCATCACCAGGTTGGCGATGGCCGCGACCGACTCCGGGGTGTTCGCGAGGCTGCCGACGACCAGTCCCATGGCGAGGAACGCGGTGACGCCGAGCACCAGCAGCGGAACGCCCGCCCACCAGGGGCCGTTGAGTTTCAGCCCGAAGAACGGCAGCAGTGCCACGGCGGTGAACAGCACCGTCTGCGCGGCGGCGACACCGAGGGCCAGGGTCCAGCGGGAGGCGATCAGCGAGCGCAGCGGGGTCGGGGTGCGCCAGATGAGCCGCAGCAGGTCGTCACGGCGCCACTGCATCAGGGCGAACCCGACGGAGAACACGCACGCGTTGCCGACGCCCCACGAGAGGACGCCGGGGGCGGTGTAGTTGATGGAGGCCATCCCGCCGTTGACGCGCTGGCCCTGGAAGATGAGGCCGAAGAGGACCAGGAAGGCGAGCGGGAAGAGGAAGGTGAAGAAGAGGGTCGTACGGTCGCGCACGCTCGCGATGTAACCGGCCCTGGTCAGTGCGGCGTAGGCGGTCAACTGCGGTGCTCCGTTCCATGGCCGGTGAGGCTGAGGTAGGCGTCTTCGAGGGTGGCGGTGCGCACGGTGACCGACTCGATGTCGACGAGGTCGCCCAGCGCGGTCAGGACGTGGTTGACGGCCGAGGTCTCCAGGACGAGTTCGTCGCCCTCGACGGTGGCCCGGTCCACGCCGGGCAAAGCGAGCGCCGCCTCGGGCGTCAACTCGGCCGCGGGCAGCAGCAGTCGGGCGGGGGCGGCCAGGGAGCGTATGAGGCCCCGGGGGGTGTCCAGGGCGATGATCCGGCCGCCGGCCACGATCGCCACCCGGTCGCACAGCGCCTCGGCCTCGTCCAGGTGGTGGGTGGTGCACACGATGGTGCGGCCCTCGGAGCGCAACGACCGCAGCAGCGCCCACAGTTCGCGCCGTGCCTCGGGGTCGAGGGCGGCGGTGGGCTCGTCCAGGAAGATCAGCTCCGGTTCGTGCAGCAGCGCGGTGGCGATGGCGAGGCGCTGCCGCTGGCCGCCGGAGAGATGGTCGACGCGCGCGTTCTCCTTCTCGGTGAGCCCGACCCGCTCAAGGGCGATACGCACCGCGTCCGGGTCCATGCCGTAGAGCGCGGCGACGGTGCGCAGGTGCTCGCCCGCGGTGAGCCGCGCGAAGAACGCGGACGCCTGGGTCTGGACGCCGATCCGGGCGAGCAGCGCGGTGTCCCGGGGCCAGGGGCTCTGGCCGAGGAGGCTGACGGTGCCGCCGTCCGCCTCGCGCATGCCCTCGACGATCTCCACCAGGGTGGTCTTGCCCGCGCCGTTGGGGCCGAGGATGCCGAAGAACTCACCGCGCCGCACGGTGAGGGAGACGCCGTCGAGCGCGGTGACCTCCCCGTACCGCTTGATCACGCCGTCGAGGACGACGACCGGCTCGGTGGTGGCGGCGGGGCCGGGTGCGATCCCGGTCTGTGCGTGGGGTTCGTTCATCTCGCCTTTCCTTGCGGGGTCCAACAGGGCTCGGGCACCAGCGACTTGACCGGGTCCCGGAGACGTGGAGGTGGGGGCGGCGGACCGCGCGGGGCCCGGTGCCCGGCTCTCGCCAGGGCCCCGAGTGCGGCCTTCGGCACGGCTTGCGTCAGGGTCTTCCGTACGGCTCTTCGTACGGCCTTCCGTACGGCTCTCGGTACGGTCTTCCGTACGGCGTCCGCGCAGCCGTCGGCCCACGTTGCCGAGCCCCCACAGCAGGAGGGCGGCGGCGAGCAGGGCGGTCGGCAGCCACCAGGCGAGGAGCGCCATGCTGTCCGGCAGCAGATGGCGCAGGACCAGCCCGGCGAGGGCGAGCAGCGCGGCCGTCTGGGCGGCGGTGAGCAGGGCGAAGCCGCCGTACAGCAGGCGCAGCCGGGGCGGGTAGGCGCCCAGGCCGGGGCCGCGGCGCAGCAGGGCGCGGGCGGCGAGGGCGGTGAAGGCGCGGCTGCCCTCGGCGAGCCCGGAGACGCCGAGGGCGTGACCGAGGGCGCGGTAGCCGTCGAGCGGTGCCAGCGGCAGCAGGTTCGCGAGGCCGGTGACGACGCCGAGCAGCAGCAGCGCCCCGAACGCGGGCCGGGCCTGGGCATCGGCCGGGAGCAGCAGCCACGCGACGTGGAACGGCACCAGGAACAGGAGGTTGGCGAGGACGCCGGCGCAGGCGGTGGCGACCTTGCGGGCCCGGCTGCCGAGGAACTGGACGTCGTCCACCTGGCAGTAGAGGTAGGTGGCGCCGAGGATCCAGCGCAGCCCGATCTCGCTGACATGGCCGCCCCAGGTGCGCGCGAACAGGCCGTGGGCGAGTTCGTGCAGGGCGAGGCTGCACCACAGGACGCAGCCGACGGCGAACAGCAGCACGGGCTGTTCGGCGGTGTGCACCGTCTGCCGCCACAGGGTCCCGGCGCTGAGGGCGACGGCGGCGAGCACGCCGACGGCCAGGGCGGTGAGCACGGCCAGCAGGGCGGGCCTGCGGTCCAGGGCGGTGAGCCGGTGCAGGCGGTCCATGAGGGCGGGCGCGTCGGCGACCATCCGGGTGTGCCCGGAGAGGAAGCCGCTCGGCCGCTCGGCGGGGGTGGGGACCGGGGCGGACGCGATGGGCGCGGGACCGCCGTCGAGGAGGCCCCGGGCACCCAGCAGCCGCAGCATCTGCCCCCACTGGGCCTCGCCGAGCCGGGTGCCGAACACGCCCGAGTAGGCCTGCCCGATCTCCTCCAGGGACCGGGTGCCGTCGAGGCGGGTGATGATGAAGTGCTCCTTGGCGCCGACCTCCAGGCGCCGTCCGGTGCGCGGGTCCTTCAGCAGATGGATGCGGGCCGGGCCGCGCAGCAGGCTGGGGCCGAGGACGATGTCGGGGCGCACGCGCGGCCGGGCGGCCAGGAAGGCGTCGGTGGTCATCTGCTGTCCTCCGGGGCGCCGTCGCGCAGGGCGCGGGCGAGGACGTAGGAGAGGAACGCCTCGTCCCGGACGGTGATACCCAGCCGGTTGTTGGTCATGTGCGTATACGGCGACAGAAGCATCGGCAGGGCGTGCGCCGGGTCGGTGGCGTGGATGTCGCGGGTGCCGTCGAAGGAGCGGAAGACCAGGTCGCCCTGTTCCGCCGACTTCGCGGCCCGGTCGCGGAGTTCGGCGCAGTGTGCGGCCCAGCCGCGCAGGAAGGCGGGGAGCCGTTCGAGTTCGCCGCACACCACCGCCGCGCGGATGTGCCGGAAGCGTTCGGGCAGCCGGTCGCCCATGGCGGTGTACGCCCGCTCATAGCCCTTGTCGGCGGTGTAGTTGGTGGTGCTGAACGCGTTGTTCCAGAAGCCGTGGTAGCGGTCGAGGAAGGTCAGCAGGGCCTCGTCGGCGGCGAGGAAGGTACCGGAGATGACCATCATCAGCTGGGCGGAGAGGCCGAGGAGCACCGTGCGCAGATGGAGGTTCATGGTGCGCGTGGCCTCGATGACGAGGTCGCTGGAGTGCTGGAAGTGCCATTCGGCGAGCGCGATCCCGGCGGGGCCGCCGTACTTGCCGTACTCGGGTTCGTAAGGGCGGTCCTCGAAGCTGTTGTTGGGGCGCAGCTTCATCCGTCCGTCGGGGCCGAGGAATCGGGCACGTTCCTCCTGACTGTATTCCAGGGTGAACAGGGTCTCGTACAGCTCGGCGAAGAAGCCCGCCTTGACCTCGTAGAGCGCGGGGCGTTCGCGCAGGAACGCGTCGAGGGCGGCGTGGGCGCGCTCCCGGACGGTGCCGGTGTCGGCGGCGCGGGCCGGCTTCAGGCGCAGCCGCAGATGGGGGCCCTCCAGCCAGTAGTTGATGAAGAAATACCCGGTGATCAGGCCCTCTTCGGTGAGCCGGTCCACCAGGGGCTTGACGCACTGGAGGAGCAGCGGGCGGGGGCTGGCCGCGTAGAAGACGTGCACCGCGAGCCAGCTGCCGGGGGTGTCCTCGGTGGTGGTGTCCACGGCGGGGGTGGGTGCGGTCATCGGGTTTCGTCCTTTTGGGGCGGGCCGGCCGGGGCGGGCAGCATCTCTACGGCGAGTTCGGCGACATGACGGCCACGGGGCGAGGTGACGTGCAGCTCGTCCTCGCCGGGAAGCATCTCCTCGAAGACGGTCCGGGCGCGTTTTCCGGCGAGGAGTCCTTCGAGTCCGGTGAGGGAGAGCGGGCTGGCGAAGTCGACGTACTGGGGCTTGGCGCCGCCGAACCAGCCGCCGGTCCCGGCGCCGTCGCGTTCCTCGTGCACGGTGGCGAACGCCCGCTCGGGCAGGCCGTGTTCGACGCGCCAGCGGTGCCAGCCGAGGTACCAGTCGGCGTCGGTGACGCCCGGGGCGCGCAGCGGGAGGTGTCCGTCGGCGACGGTCCAGGAGCGGCGCTGGAGGACGAGCGAGTGGTGGCGGACGCGGGGGCGGCGGGTGACTCCGGCGCGCTCGGGTCCCGTGGGCACACCGCGCCAGACGTCCGGCTTGGGGCGGGCGGTCGGGGAGAACAGCAGCAGGGTGCGGGGGATCTCGGGCAGCACCATGGGCACCAGGTAGCCGAGGTAGAGGGGGACGACCTCGCGGCCCAGCCGGCGTGAGCGCAGCAGCAGCCGGTCGGTGGTCTCGTCGTGCACGGCGTACAGGTCGTCCAGGTGCAGGCGGGCCTCCTCGGGTGCCGAGCTGGTCTCGCCGGGGCAGACGATCTCGTGGTCGGTCAGCCGGCCGTGCAGATTCAGGTTGGTGGTCGCGGAACCGGCGGTGACCTCCGCGAACACGGCCCCGGGCGGCAGCAGTTCACGCAGCTCGGCGCGGATCGCGGTGGTCGGTCCGGGGCCTTCGGGGCCGTCGAAGCAGTGGGTGAAGCGGGTGAAGGGGAAGCAGAGGCCGCCGAAGGAGTCGTTGAGGACGACCAGGGGGTCGCCGTCGCGGCGGGCCAGCTGGAGGAAGTGGCTGTACGGCTGGAACGCCGGGGCGGCGCCGCCGAGGGCCCCGGCGACCTCGTCGGTGAGGGCGTCGTCCAGTACGAACTCCTGTGCGTCCGGCGGGAGTTCCGCCCAGCGTTCACGCATCCGGGCGGTGAAGGTGGCGCGGGCGCGGTCCAGCGCGGTGATCTCGGGCAGGCCGAGCCAGTTCTCCTCCGGGGCGTGGCTGCCGTCCGGCAGGAAGTCGTCCTTGGCGGAGGTGAACTGGAGGTACTGCCGGAAGATGTCCTCGTGGAAGTCGTGCACCAGGCGCAGCAGATCCTCGCAGCGTCCGCCGCGGCCGAAGCGGGCGAGGAAGAAGCCCTTGAGGGTGAGGCGCTGGGGCAGCGCCACGTCGAAGGCGGGCAGCAGCCGTCCGAGCGAACGCAGCGGGCCCTCGGCGAGCCGCGTCCACTCGGCGAGGTCGGCGGTGGTGGTACCGGCCGAGACGTCCTCGTAGACGAGGGTCTGCGGGAGGGACAGGCGTTCGGCGCCCAATTCGGCCTGGAAAGAGTGGAGTTCGGACCGGAGCGCGTCGAGCAGGGCACGGCGGGCGGGTACGTCCGCCGCCGGGAAGCGGGCCAGGAGGTCGGCGGGGCCGTCCAGGCGGGCGGCGAGCGCCTCGGCCCACGGCCGGTCCAGGGCCCGCAGCGACCGCTGGAAGGCGCGCACCGGGTCGCCGCTGTGCACACCGGTGGCGAGGCTCGAAAGTTGCAGCATGCCGAGGTCGCGCAGCGCGGCGAGATAGCGCTCGGCCTCCTCGGCGCCGGCACCGGTGGTGGTGGCCAGCCAGAGCGCCAACTCACCGTGTCTCATCGGCCCTTCGTGGTCGCGCAGCAGGGCCAGCATGCCGTCGAGGGTGCCCTGGCGGCGCAGGAAGAACAGCCGGTCCTGGGCGGCGTCGAAGCTGACGGCGGCGCTGTCGTCGCCCGCCGTGACGGCCCGCTGGACATAGCGGACGCGGTCCTCGTCCAGCTTCCAGCCGGAGGCCAGGGCGATAGGGAGATCGGCGCGGCGCGCGGGGTCGGCGGCGACGAGTTCGGCGAGGCGGGCGAGCGCGACGACGTTCAGCCGGGGGTGGCCCGTCCAGTCGTCGCCGACCCGCGTGAGCGCCGTACCGTCCCCCTCGTCCCCGAACCGGCCGACGGCGACGCCCGTGAGCGTGCTGAACGGGCTGGTCTTGCAGGCGGTGCGGTACACGTACGACAGCAGGGAGCGTTCCATCTTGCGGGCGCGCTTGCCCGGTACCGGCGCCGGGTCGGCGGCGAACGCGTCCAGCCGTTCCTCCAGCGTGGGCGAGGCCAGCAGCAGGCCGCGGCGCAGCCGGTCGTCCAGGGCCAGTTCGCGCAGTGCGGCGCGGGTGCGGCCGAACCCGGCGGCGAGCACGGCCTCGCCCTCGGCCCGCAGCTCCTCCCAGCGGACCCGGGCCGCCAGCCACTCGGCGAGATCGGCACCGGCGGCCCCGCCGAGGCTCTCGGCGAGCGCGCGGGCCGCCGAAAGGTCTCCGGGCAGACGGTTGTTGAACACCTGGCGGCGCAGCGCGAGCAGCCGGCGGCGCAGCACCGCGTCATCGGTGCCGCCGACCGCCTCGGAGAGCGGATCGCTGAGCCGGGCGCCGAGCGCGGCGAGCCGGTCCTGCTCGGCGGCGGTCCGCGCGGCCCAGTCGGCGGCCTCTGGGGCGCGCAGGGCGGCGGCGGTCTCCACCGGGAGGCCGGAGACGCGCAGCATGAAGCGGTGGCGCAGGGTCGGGGTCGCGGGTCCGGCGGGGGTGTTCTCCGCGGACGTGGCCGACTCGACCGACGGGGCCGACTCGACCGACGAAGCCGCCGACGCCGATGCCGATGCGGCCGGGGTGCCGGAAGGCGAGACCGAGGTGTCCGGACCCGGGCCGTCCTCCGCGGGGACGTCCTCGGCCGGGATGGTGGCGGTCGGGCTCACGCCCTCCCCCTTTCCTGTGGGGTGTGCGGCCGCCTCGGGGGCGGAGCGGGGTCCTCGGGTCATGGGGCCACGATGTCGAAGCGGTAACCGGCCGGGCGGGGCGCCTCGTTGCCGATCATCATCACGAGCAGCGGGATCTCGCCCCGTGCGGCGAGGCCGAGTTCCTCCGCGAAGGACACGCAGTCGAAGCCGAGCGCGACACCGCAGCCCATGCCCGCGGCCGAGGAGGCGGTGTACACGGCCTGCGCGGTGGCGCCGATGACGGCGTTGACCAGCCTGAGACCCCGGTCGCCGACCGTGTCGAGGACGGCGTGGGTACGGGCCGCGGGCACCAGGACGGCGGCGGCCTGCTCCAGGTTGTAGTTGGCGAGGAAGTAGTTCTCCTGGAGGAAGCCGCCGAAGTCACCGGACTTCATCAGAACCAACTCGCCCGACGTCCAGTCGTGTTCGTAGACGCCGGGCGCGATGCCCCGGACGTGGTTGACGAAGACGTACTGCCGGGTCAGGGGCGCCGCGCCGGGTGTCTCCGTGTCGGTGTCCAGGGTGCCGGCGGCGACGGCCGCGGCCAGCGCGGCGGAGAGCCGGGCCGGGTCGAGCGGGGCGGCGGCGCTGAACCGGCCGAAGCTGCTGCGGCGTTCACGCAGTGCCCGGCGTACGGTCGCATCGAGCGCGGGCGGCGCGGGCAGCGCGACGCGCTCACCGGGGCCGGGCGGAGTGACCAGCGCGGAGTCCAGCGCACCGGGTGCCGGGCGGTCGGCGGCGCCTTCCAGGGTGGCCGTGTGGATCGCGCGCACGGTCGGGAAGGTCAGGACGCGGCGGGACCGCTCGTCGGGGACACGGCGGACACGGGCGGCGGGGGTCGGCGGGGCGAGCGTCGGCGGGGCGGGGGTCGGCGGGGCGGCCTCCTTCCCCGCAGCCCTCTTCCCCGCAGCATCTCTCCCCGTGCCCTCCTCCCCCGCGCTCTCCTCCTCGGCCTTCTCCCATTTCAGCGGCACCACCGCGAACACCCCGTCCTCCTCGGGGTCGAGCCCGAGCACCCGGCCGAGGCGAGGCTCGTCGAACCACAGCGCGCCGCCGATGTGCAGCCCGTGCGCCCGGGCCCACATGCGCCAGGTCTGGAGCAGGGCGCCGATGTCCATCGTGACGACGTGGTAGGAGAAGCTGTTGTACTTGAAGGCGTTCTGCCAGAACGTCACGCCCAGCACCAGGAACTGGTCGGTCCCCGCGGCCTCTTCGAGATCACCGAGGGCGGCCCGCACCTCGCCGGTGACATCGCCGGACAGGATCCTGGCGAAGGCGTTGCGCGGGGTGTCGTAGTAGTGGACGCCGGGGGTGAGGGGACCGCTCGCGCCGCTGATCCAGTGGATGCCGATGGGGTAGAGGCCGCCGCCGGAGGAGGTGCCGCGCGACCAGTTGGCGTGGGTGTGGAACGGCAGGGAGCCGAGGTCGCTGTTGGCCTGGACGGCGAGGCGGCGGCCGGTCAGCCCGTAGGAGTCGCGGAGCATCGCGCCGAGCAGCGGCAGGGTGAACGCGCCGGTGCCACGGGGACCGAACAGGCCCCGGCCGAGCGTGGCGTCGTCCGCGCAGCCGCCGTCGGGCAGCGGCAGGACGGGGGCGCCGGGGAAGAACTTGCCCTTGCGGGGGCGGTCGGCCCAGTCGGGCACGAAGTCGGCGGGTTCCATGGGGATCCTGCCCCGCCGCATCACCGCGGTCGCGTACTCATGGGCGTATCCCATGGTCACTTCCCTTTCTGCTGTCTGTGGTCGGGGTCGGCCGCCCGAGCCGTGCGCGGGGCACCGGGAGACGGGGCGATGAAGGCGAGGGGGGCCGGGTCAGGGGAAGGGATGCGGCGCCGGGTTGAGATCGGCGGGCGTCAAGTCGGCGTTCCGCAGGCCCGCTTCGCGCAGCGCGGTGCGCATGCGGGGCATCAGCGGGGCGCGTTGCCGGCTGGTGCCGAAGTCGATCGGGAGCAGGCCGGGCACCAGGACCTTGACGGTGTGCAGGCCCAACTCCCGTTGTTCCGGGGCGGTCTGGTCGACAACGACGACGTCGAAGCCGTGCCCGGTGACGGCGGCGACGCATGCCGCCACGTCGGTGCGCAGGTCGGCGGCCGGTGTCAGGGCGCCCTCCCCGGTGGCGAGGGAGGCGAGCGGCACCCGTTCGGCGTCCTCGCGACCGCGCAGCAGGAAGTCGGTGTACCGGCGCATCTCGGGCAGCCCGTACAGCAGGGGGTGGTCGTGCAGCACCTGGACCTGGGCGAAGTCCCCCGCCATGCGCCGCAGCCGGGGCGCGTCGCGGGCGGTGCGGCGGCGCAGGTTGACCGCGTCGGTGGCGATCTCGCAGAGCCCGCCGGCGAGCGCGGCCTCGGGGTCGAGGGAGGCGCCCGCGCCGAAGCAGAGCAGTCCGGGCCCGCCGTCGACGCGTTCGGCGACCGCGGTCACCACGGGTACCGGGAAGGTGACGCGGGTGTCGAAGAACCGGGCACGGTAACCGTACATTTCCAGCCGGTCGACCATGGCGCGGGTCGCGGCCCGGGTGCTGCTCGCCGGGTCGATCTCGGGCAGCCGCGGCCGGCCGAACCAGGCCAGCAGGAAGGCGTCGCGTTCGACGGTCTCCATCAGCCCGTGGTAGACGGCCTCGGTCAGACTGCCGCCGGAGGCACAGCCGTTGGAGCTCTCCTGGACGAAACGCCGCCGGATGCCGCCGGGCGCGTGGTAGTAGGCGACGATCTCGGGCACGAGGACCGGCCGGTCGTCGCGCAGCGACCAGCCCCACACCCAGTCCACCGGGCGGTCCGGGGCGAAGCGCGGCACCTCGGGGGCGGCGGCGTGGAAGGCGTCGGAGTACAGGCCGGTGACGCGCGGGTCGACGGCGAGGTCCCCGAGGTCGTCGAGGGTCGCGCCGACCACGGTCCGCTTGGCGCGGGCCCGCATCCCGGCGAACCGCTCCAGTCCCTCCAGCACCCCGACCCGGACGCTGGTGCCGTAGGAGCCGGTGTGGCCGCCCCAGTAGCACTCCCGCAGGTAGTCGCCCGAGCGGGTGGTGAAGGCGCCGATCACCGAGGAGGTCGACGCGGAGGCCAGGTCGGGCGCGAAGGAGGGGCCGAGGGCGCCGGTGACGGGGTTGACGAACGCCTCCGGCACCAGGTCGTACGCGGCGAGCGGGCGTGAGCGGAAGTCGTCCGGGTCGTGCTTGGCGCCGGGGTCCAGGGTGATCCGGGCGCCCTCGGCGGTGTCGTCCGGGCGGGTTGCGCAGGACGGGCACTCGCCGTCGGGCACCAGCGCGATGCGGCTGACGCGCAGGGTCTCCAGGTCCAGCAGCCACACCCACGGGTGCCGGCCGCCCCGCTCCCCGCGGGCCACCGCCGCGACCAGCGTGGCGAGGGCGTCCACCGTGAAGCCGGCCAGCCAGGGCGGGGTGCCGGTGGCCCGGGGTCCGTCGCCGCGTTCCAGCGCGTCCCGCAGGTGTCCGGCCCGCACCGCCTGCCAGCGGCGCGCGAGGCACCGGGGGCAGCCGGGCGCGCCCTCGGCCGGTACGGGACCGACCAGGGCGTGGTGTCCGTACAGGCCGACCGGTACCGCGTCCCGCGTGAACTCATCTGCTCCGACGGCGAGTTCGTCGCGGGTGCCGAGCGGGGTCACCGTCGCCGGCGGGGTGCCCGGGTGTCCGGCGAGTGCGGTGGTGAGCGCGGCGCACACCGCGTCCCACGGCCCGGTGGCCGGGGGCGGGGCGGGGTGCGGCACGGTCTCGGTCTCAGTGGGCACGGCGCGTCCCGCGGGTCAGCACGACACGCGACGCGAACACGGCGCCCTCGGCGAGGTCGGGCGCGGCGACCCGCACCGCGAAGGCGTCCCGTCCGGCCGCGGCGAGGCCGTCGAGAACGGCGGGCCAGGTGGTCTCCACGGCGGGGGCCGGTACGACGCCGTCGGGGACGAGGGTCGCCGCGTCCAGGTCGGCCCACAGCGGGTCACCGGCGTCGGACTCGCCCCCGGCGCGGCGCAGTTGCTCCGCGCCGAGCAGATCGCGCAGCGCCTCCAGCACGGCATCGCGGTGCCGGAGCGCGCTGCCGGTGGCCCAACGCGCCGCGCCG is a genomic window of Streptomyces sp. WP-1 containing:
- a CDS encoding ABC transporter permease, with translation MTAYAALTRAGYIASVRDRTTLFFTFLFPLAFLVLFGLIFQGQRVNGGMASINYTAPGVLSWGVGNACVFSVGFALMQWRRDDLLRLIWRTPTPLRSLIASRWTLALGVAAAQTVLFTAVALLPFFGLKLNGPWWAGVPLLVLGVTAFLAMGLVVGSLANTPESVAAIANLVMVPMAFLSGSFFPDDLMPGWLRTVAKVLPLHYLNDGLTDAMGGRGDLGDIGLDCVGLVVFALIFGLIATRIFRWSNRT
- a CDS encoding ATP-binding cassette domain-containing protein, producing the protein MTTDAFLAARPRVRPDIVLGPSLLRGPARIHLLKDPRTGRRLEVGAKEHFIITRLDGTRSLEEIGQAYSGVFGTRLGEAQWGQMLRLLGARGLLDGGPAPIASAPVPTPAERPSGFLSGHTRMVADAPALMDRLHRLTALDRRPALLAVLTALAVGVLAAVALSAGTLWRQTVHTAEQPVLLFAVGCVLWCSLALHELAHGLFARTWGGHVSEIGLRWILGATYLYCQVDDVQFLGSRARKVATACAGVLANLLFLVPFHVAWLLLPADAQARPAFGALLLLGVVTGLANLLPLAPLDGYRALGHALGVSGLAEGSRAFTALAARALLRRGPGLGAYPPRLRLLYGGFALLTAAQTAALLALAGLVLRHLLPDSMALLAWWLPTALLAAALLLWGLGNVGRRLRGRRTEDRTESRTEGRTKSRTEDPDASRAEGRTRGPGESRAPGPARSAAPTSTSPGPGQVAGARALLDPARKGEMNEPHAQTGIAPGPAATTEPVVVLDGVIKRYGEVTALDGVSLTVRRGEFFGILGPNGAGKTTLVEIVEGMREADGGTVSLLGQSPWPRDTALLARIGVQTQASAFFARLTAGEHLRTVAALYGMDPDAVRIALERVGLTEKENARVDHLSGGQRQRLAIATALLHEPELIFLDEPTAALDPEARRELWALLRSLRSEGRTIVCTTHHLDEAEALCDRVAIVAGGRIIALDTPRGLIRSLAAPARLLLPAAELTPEAALALPGVDRATVEGDELVLETSAVNHVLTALGDLVDIESVTVRTATLEDAYLSLTGHGTEHRS
- a CDS encoding lantibiotic dehydratase C-terminal domain-containing protein; this translates as MTAPTPAVDTTTEDTPGSWLAVHVFYAASPRPLLLQCVKPLVDRLTEEGLITGYFFINYWLEGPHLRLRLKPARAADTGTVRERAHAALDAFLRERPALYEVKAGFFAELYETLFTLEYSQEERARFLGPDGRMKLRPNNSFEDRPYEPEYGKYGGPAGIALAEWHFQHSSDLVIEATRTMNLHLRTVLLGLSAQLMMVISGTFLAADEALLTFLDRYHGFWNNAFSTTNYTADKGYERAYTAMGDRLPERFRHIRAAVVCGELERLPAFLRGWAAHCAELRDRAAKSAEQGDLVFRSFDGTRDIHATDPAHALPMLLSPYTHMTNNRLGITVRDEAFLSYVLARALRDGAPEDSR
- a CDS encoding lantibiotic dehydratase — its product is MLRVSGLPVETAAALRAPEAADWAARTAAEQDRLAALGARLSDPLSEAVGGTDDAVLRRRLLALRRQVFNNRLPGDLSAARALAESLGGAAGADLAEWLAARVRWEELRAEGEAVLAAGFGRTRAALRELALDDRLRRGLLLASPTLEERLDAFAADPAPVPGKRARKMERSLLSYVYRTACKTSPFSTLTGVAVGRFGDEGDGTALTRVGDDWTGHPRLNVVALARLAELVAADPARRADLPIALASGWKLDEDRVRYVQRAVTAGDDSAAVSFDAAQDRLFFLRRQGTLDGMLALLRDHEGPMRHGELALWLATTTGAGAEEAERYLAALRDLGMLQLSSLATGVHSGDPVRAFQRSLRALDRPWAEALAARLDGPADLLARFPAADVPARRALLDALRSELHSFQAELGAERLSLPQTLVYEDVSAGTTTADLAEWTRLAEGPLRSLGRLLPAFDVALPQRLTLKGFFLARFGRGGRCEDLLRLVHDFHEDIFRQYLQFTSAKDDFLPDGSHAPEENWLGLPEITALDRARATFTARMRERWAELPPDAQEFVLDDALTDEVAGALGGAAPAFQPYSHFLQLARRDGDPLVVLNDSFGGLCFPFTRFTHCFDGPEGPGPTTAIRAELRELLPPGAVFAEVTAGSATTNLNLHGRLTDHEIVCPGETSSAPEEARLHLDDLYAVHDETTDRLLLRSRRLGREVVPLYLGYLVPMVLPEIPRTLLLFSPTARPKPDVWRGVPTGPERAGVTRRPRVRHHSLVLQRRSWTVADGHLPLRAPGVTDADWYLGWHRWRVEHGLPERAFATVHEERDGAGTGGWFGGAKPQYVDFASPLSLTGLEGLLAGKRARTVFEEMLPGEDELHVTSPRGRHVAELAVEMLPAPAGPPQKDETR
- a CDS encoding nitroreductase family protein, translating into MGYAHEYATAVMRRGRIPMEPADFVPDWADRPRKGKFFPGAPVLPLPDGGCADDATLGRGLFGPRGTGAFTLPLLGAMLRDSYGLTGRRLAVQANSDLGSLPFHTHANWSRGTSSGGGLYPIGIHWISGASGPLTPGVHYYDTPRNAFARILSGDVTGEVRAALGDLEEAAGTDQFLVLGVTFWQNAFKYNSFSYHVVTMDIGALLQTWRMWARAHGLHIGGALWFDEPRLGRVLGLDPEEDGVFAVVPLKWEKAEEESAGEEGTGRDAAGKRAAGKEAAPPTPAPPTLAPPTPAARVRRVPDERSRRVLTFPTVRAIHTATLEGAADRPAPGALDSALVTPPGPGERVALPAPPALDATVRRALRERRSSFGRFSAAAPLDPARLSAALAAAVAAGTLDTDTETPGAAPLTRQYVFVNHVRGIAPGVYEHDWTSGELVLMKSGDFGGFLQENYFLANYNLEQAAAVLVPAARTHAVLDTVGDRGLRLVNAVIGATAQAVYTASSAAGMGCGVALGFDCVSFAEELGLAARGEIPLLVMMIGNEAPRPAGYRFDIVAP
- a CDS encoding TOMM precursor leader peptide-binding protein is translated as MPTETETVPHPAPPPATGPWDAVCAALTTALAGHPGTPPATVTPLGTRDELAVGADEFTRDAVPVGLYGHHALVGPVPAEGAPGCPRCLARRWQAVRAGHLRDALERGDGPRATGTPPWLAGFTVDALATLVAAVARGERGGRHPWVWLLDLETLRVSRIALVPDGECPSCATRPDDTAEGARITLDPGAKHDPDDFRSRPLAAYDLVPEAFVNPVTGALGPSFAPDLASASTSSVIGAFTTRSGDYLRECYWGGHTGSYGTSVRVGVLEGLERFAGMRARAKRTVVGATLDDLGDLAVDPRVTGLYSDAFHAAAPEVPRFAPDRPVDWVWGWSLRDDRPVLVPEIVAYYHAPGGIRRRFVQESSNGCASGGSLTEAVYHGLMETVERDAFLLAWFGRPRLPEIDPASSTRAATRAMVDRLEMYGYRARFFDTRVTFPVPVVTAVAERVDGGPGLLCFGAGASLDPEAALAGGLCEIATDAVNLRRRTARDAPRLRRMAGDFAQVQVLHDHPLLYGLPEMRRYTDFLLRGREDAERVPLASLATGEGALTPAADLRTDVAACVAAVTGHGFDVVVVDQTAPEQRELGLHTVKVLVPGLLPIDFGTSRQRAPLMPRMRTALREAGLRNADLTPADLNPAPHPFP